The Toxorhynchites rutilus septentrionalis strain SRP chromosome 3, ASM2978413v1, whole genome shotgun sequence genome includes a region encoding these proteins:
- the LOC129779692 gene encoding nuclear pore complex protein Nup98-Nup96-like, giving the protein MKFNLTRNAIDEEVVKAWLEEFKTKLCDLCSVIKMFPCPTLKHRLCQNAITQLLVIRYALMQNALEKLLLPQEYVLEKLRLSAFLDEDPRKQR; this is encoded by the exons ATGAAG TTCAACCTGACCCGGAACGCGATCGACGAAGAGGTGGTTAAAGCTTGGCTCGAGGAATTCAAGACCAAACTGTGCGATCTGTGCTCGGTGATCAAGATGTTTCCCTGCCCGACGCTGAAGCATCGACTCTGTCAGAACGCAATCACCCAGCTATTGGTCATCCGCTATGCGTTGATGCAAAATGCGCTCGAGAAGCTGCTTCTGCCCCAGGAATACGTCCTCGAGAAATTGCGGCTGAGCGCGTTTCTGGACGAGGATCCGCGGAAGCAGCGATGA
- the LOC129779478 gene encoding uncharacterized protein LOC129779478 encodes MAIRRFVARRGSPENFYSDNGTNFLGASNILKNQIQNIHEDCAVTFTNSKTNWIFNPPSAPHMGGSWERMVRSVKAAMSAIADHPHHPNDEVLETVVLEAEAIVNSRPLTYIPLESIEQESLTPNHFLLFGTKGITQPEMSTRLEGGILRDSWRLAQCLVDHFWNRWIREYLPTITRRTKWFEPAKPLEVGDLVLVVEESKRNGWLRGRILDVVKAADGQVRRAVVRTKNGILNRPAVKLALLDLQKPGDGPELHGQGDVTKPQGSFVQ; translated from the coding sequence ATGGCCATCAGACGTTTTGTGGCTCGTCGTGGTTCCCCGGAGAATTTTTATAGTGACAACGGCACAAATTTCTTGGGAGCGAGCAACATATTGAAGAATCAGATACAGAATATCCATGAGGACTGTGCGGTCACGTTTACGAACAGCAAGACCAACTGGATTTTCAATCCACCATCAGCACCTCATATGGGCGGTTCATGGGAGCGTATGGTGCGCTCCGTAAAGGCTGCCATGTCAGCAATTGCGGACCATCCACATCATCCGAACGATGAAGTTCTGGAGACGGTAGTGCTGGAGGCTGAGGCCATTGTCAACTCCAGGCCGCTAACTTACATCCCTTTGGAATCGATTGAGCAGGAGTCGCTTACGCCGAATCATTTCCTGCTCTTTGGCACCAAGGGTATCACACAGCCGGAGATGTCGACAAGGCTGGAAGGAGGAATCCTGCGTGACAGCTGGCGTCTAGCGCAATGCCTGGTGGATCATTTTTGGAACCGTTGGATTCGAGAGTACCTTCCAACTATAACCAGACGCACCAAGTGGTTCGAACCGGCTAAGCCGTTGGAAGTTGGGGACCTGGTACTCGTGGTAGAAGAGAGTAAACGGAACGGATGGTTGAGAGGCAGAATTCTAGATGTGGTTAAGGCAGCGGATGGGCAAGTTCGACGAGCAGTTGTGCGGACTAAAAACGGAATACTCAACAGACCTGCAGTGAAATTGGCACTTCTGGATCTTCAGAAACCTGGGGACGGTCCGGAACTACACGGGCAGGGGGATGTTACGAAACCACAGGGCAGTTTCGTGCAGTAG